In a genomic window of Nothobranchius furzeri strain GRZ-AD chromosome 14, NfurGRZ-RIMD1, whole genome shotgun sequence:
- the b3gat3 gene encoding galactosylgalactosylxylosylprotein 3-beta-glucuronosyltransferase 3 codes for MATRMKLKLKTVFVLYFTVSLMGLVYALMQLGQRCDCTEHDMAKDRAISRLRDELHRLQAQIRQLEEAKPPQKQPSKSSLPTIFVITPTYARLVQKAELTRLSHTFLHVPQLHWIVVEDSPQKTPLVTDLLMKSGLTYTHLHVPTAKERKLQEGDPSWLKPRGVEQRNEGLRWLREDRRDGQQGVVYFADDDNTYSLQIFEEMRNTQRVSVWPVGLVGAMKFESPVVEGGKVVRFHTGWRPNRPFPMDMAGFAVSLKLVLTNPEACFDGEAPMGFLESSFLKGLVTMDELEPKADNCTKVLVWHTRTEKPKMKREEALQAQGLGSDPAVEV; via the exons ATGGCAACCAGGATGAAGCTGAAGCTGAAGACTGTGTTTGTGCTCTACTTCACGGTTTCTCTGATGGGACTCGTCTACGCTCTGATGCAGCTCG GTCAGCGATGTGACTGCACAGAGCACGACATGGCTAAAGATCGGGCCATATCTCGCCTGCGTGACGAGCTCCATCGGCTTCAGGCTCAGATCCGACAGCTGGAGGAGGCAAAACCACCCCAGAAGCAGCCTTCCAAGTCCTCACTGCCCACCATCTTTGTCATCACTCCCACATATGCAAG GCTGGTCCAGAAGGCTGAGCTGACCCGTCTGTCCCACACATTCCTCCATGTTCCTCAGCTCCACTGGATCGTGGtggaagactctcctcagaagacGCCTCTTGTGACCGACCTGCTGATGAAGAGCGGCCTGACCTACACACACCTGCACGTGCCCACCGCCAAGGAGCGCAAACTGCAGGAG GGTGACCCCAGCTGGCTGAAGCCACGCGGCGTGGAACAGCGAAACGAGGGCCTACGGTGGCTCAGAGAGGACAGAAGGGACGGCCAGCAGGGCGTGGTTTACTTTGCAGATGACGACAACACATACAGCCTGCAGATATTTGAAGAG ATGAGGAACACCCAGAGGGTGTCGGTGTGGCCGGTGGGGCTGGTTGGGGCCATGAAATTCGAGAGTCCCGTGGTTGAAGGAGGGAAG GTGGTACGCTTCCACACTGGCTGGCGGCCCAATCGACCGTTCCCCATGGACATGGCCGGCTTTGCCGTGTCCCTCAAACTGGTTCTGACCAATCCAGAGGCGTGCTTCGATGGAGAGGCGCCGATGGGCTTCCTGGAGAGCAGCTTCCTGAAGGGGCTGGTCACCATGGATGAGCTGGAGCCCAAAGCAGACAACTGCACTAAG GTGCTGGTGTGGCACACACGGACGGAGAAACCGAAGATGAAGCGAGAGGAGGCGCTGCAGGCACAGGGACTGGGTTCTGACCCGGCTGTGGAGGTGTGA